A part of Entelurus aequoreus isolate RoL-2023_Sb linkage group LG03, RoL_Eaeq_v1.1, whole genome shotgun sequence genomic DNA contains:
- the LOC133645183 gene encoding transmembrane protein 229B-like, whose translation MATAILQPPVLLTAFSRWYLYVIHGYFCKVMSMAAWEFAVQTEWKFPGVTSVWTLFIYGTCILAMERMYLYLRGQCHVLVRCLIYTLWTYMWELSTGLLLRQFHACPWDYSAFRYNFMGLITAEYVVPCFCASFVVERLLIRSTLRLRYHQGNDDGWGRNYIEWLSGNNSFFK comes from the coding sequence ATGGCGACCGCGATCCTTCAGCCTCCCGTGCTGCTGACGGCCTTCTCCCGCTGGTACCTGTACGTCATCCACGGCTACTTTTGCAAGGTCATGTCCATGGCGGCGTGGGAGTTCGCCGTGCAGACCGAGTGGAAGTTCCCGGGCGTGACGAGCGTGTGGACGCTCTTCATCTACGGCACGTGCATCCTGGCGATGGAGCGCATGTACCTGTACCTGCGCGGGCAATGCCACGTGTTGGTGCGCTGCCTCATCTACACGCTGTGGACGTACATGTGGGAGCTGAGCACGGGGCTGCTGCTGCGCCAGTTCCACGCCTGCCCCTGGGACTACTCCGCCTTCCGCTACAACTTCATGGGCCTGATCACGGCCGAGTACGTGGTGCCGTGCTTCTGCGCCTCCTTCGTCGTGGAGCGCCTGCTCATCCGCAGCACGCTGCGCCTGCGCTACCATCAGGGCAACGACGACGGCTGGGGGCGGAACTACATCGAGTGGTTGTCCGGCAATAACAGCTTCTTCAAATGA
- the LOC133647168 gene encoding transmembrane protein 229b-like translates to MATTILQPPVPLPVLSRWYIYVIHGNFCKVMFTAAWEFAVHSDWKFPGLTSLWVLFIYGTCILAVERMYLYLRGHCHVLVRCLIYTLWTYMWELSTGLLLRQFHACPWDYSALRYNFLGLITAEYALPWFCASFVVERLLIRNTLRLRYHQGNDDGWGRAYNSGGRAYNSAGGCHQSAICTPDADETLRFLSQSKPVFQARTDIPPFPDHEVCVSSPHIPSGSPAAFLDLYLPPGHVPQSLPCPPRTSSNSPSTHTGGASLSDSDKKNMFKQLKADPLPLWYSSEDEEYEAYHVAE, encoded by the exons ATGGCGACCACGATCCTGCAGCCTCCCGTGCCGCTGCCGGTGCTCTCCCGCTGGTACATCTACGTCATCCACGGCAACTTCTGCAAGGTCATGTTCACGGCGGCGTGGGAGTTCGCCGTGCACTCCGACTGGAAGTTCCCGGGCCTGACCAGCCTGTGGGTGCTCTTTATCTACGGCACGTGCATCCTGGCGGTGGAGCGCATGTACCTGTACCTGCGCGGGCACTGCCACGTGTTGGTGCGCTGCCTCATCTACACGCTGTGGACGTACATGTGGGAGCTGAGCACGGGGCTGCTGCTGCGCCAGTTCCACGCCTGCCCCTGGGACTACTCCGCCTTACGCTACAACTTCCTGGGCCTGATCACGGCCGAGTACGCGCTGCCGTGGTTCTGCGCCTCCTTCGTCGTGGAGCGCCTGCTCATCCGCAACACACTGCGCCTGCGCTACCATCAGGGCAACGATGACGGCTGGGGGCGGGCCTACAACAGCGGGGGGCGGGCCTACAACAGCG CAGGCGGCTGCCatcaatcagcaatctgcacacctgacgctgatgagacgCTGCGCTTCTTAAGCCAGAGCAAACCTGTGTTCcaggccagaac CGACATTCCTCCGTTTCCTGATCACGAGGTGTGTGTCTCGTCCCCccatattccctctggttccccggCTGCCTTCTTGGATCTctacctcccgcctggacacgtaCCTCAGAGCTTGCCTTGCCCTCCTAGGACTTCCTCAAACTCACCTTCAACACacaccg GCGGAGCGTCTCTCTCCGACAGTGACAAGAAAAACATGTTCAAACAGTTGAAGGCTGATCCGCTACCGCTGTGGTATTCCTCAGAGGACGAGGAGTATGAGGCATACCACGTGGCCGAATGA
- the LOC133645196 gene encoding transmembrane protein 229b-like: MPTAILQPPVPLAALSRWYLYAIHGYFCEVMFTAAWEFAVNRDWKFPGVTSVWALFIYGTCILTVERMYLYLRGHCHVLVRCLIYTLWTYMWELSTGLLLRQFHACPWDYSAFRYNFLGLITAEYALPWFCASFIVERLVIRNTLRLRFHQGADDGWGRSYLSGLLSGNNSFLKLE; the protein is encoded by the coding sequence ATGCCGACTGCGATCCTGCAGCCTCCCGTGCCGCTGGCGGCGCTCTCCCGCTGGTACCTGTACGCTATCCACGGCTACTTCTGTGAGGTCATGTTCACGGCGGCGTGGGAGTTCGCCGTGAACCGCGACTGGAAGTTCCCGGGCGTGACGAGCGTGTGGGCGCTCTTCATCTACGGCACGTGCATCCTGACGGTGGAGCGCATGTACCTGTACCTGCGCGGGCACTGCCACGTGTTGGTGCGCTGCCTCATCTACACGCTGTGGACGTACATGTGGGAGCTGAGCACGGGGCTGCTGCTGCGCCAGTTCCACGCCTGCCCCTGGGACTACTCCGCCTTCCGCTACAACTTCCTGGGCCTGATTACGGCCGAGTACGCGCTGCCGTGGTTCTGCGCCTCCTTCATCGTGGAGCGCCTGGTCATCCGCAACACGCTGCGCCTGCGCTTCCATCAGGGCGCCGACGACGGCTGGGGGCGGAGCTACCTCAGCGGCTTGTTGTCCGGCAATAACAGCTTCCTCAAATTGGAGTGA